In a single window of the Pongo abelii isolate AG06213 chromosome 1, NHGRI_mPonAbe1-v2.0_pri, whole genome shotgun sequence genome:
- the CREG1 gene encoding protein CREG1: MARLSRGSARALLAALLASTLLALLVSPARGRGGRDHGDWDEASRLPPLPPREDAARVARFVTHVSDWGALATISTLEAVRGRPFADVLSLSDGPPGAGSGVPYFYLSPLQLSVSNLQENPYATLTMTLAQTNFCKKHGFDPQSPLCVHIMLSGTVTKVNETEMDIAKHSLFIRHPEMKTWPSSHNWFFAKLNITNIWVLDYFGGPKIVTPEEYYNVTVQ; the protein is encoded by the exons ATGGCCCGGCTATCCCGCGGATCCGCGCGCGCACTGCTCGCCGCCCTGCTGGCGTCGACGCTGTTGGCGCTGCTCGTGTCGCCCGCGCGGGGTCGCGGCGGCCGGGACCACGGGGACTGGGACGAAGCCTCCCGGCTGCCGCCGCTGCCACCCCGCGAGGACGCGGCGCGCGTGGCCCGCTTTGTGACGCACGTCTCCGATTGGGGCGCTCTGGCCACCATCTCCACGCTGGAGGCAGTGCGCGGCCGGCCCTTCGCCGACGTCCTCTCGCTCAGCGACGGGCCCCCGGGCGCGGGCAGCGGCGTGCCCTACTTTTACCTGAGCCCGCTGCAGCTCTCCGTGAGCAACCTGCAG GAGAATCCATATGCTACACTTACCATGACTTTGGCACAGACCAACTTCTGCAAGAAACATGGATTTGATCCACAAAGTCCCCTTTGTGTTCACATAATGCTGTCAGGAACTGTGACCAAG GTGAATGAAACAGAAATGGACATTGCAAAGCATTCGTTATTCATTCGACACCCTGAGATGAAAACCTGGCCTTCCAGCCATAATTGGTTCTTTGCTAAGTTGAATATAACCAATATCTGGGTCCTGGACTACTTTGGTGGACCAAAAATCGTGACACCGGAAGAATATTATAATGTCACAGTTCA GTGA